From Amycolatopsis cihanbeyliensis, a single genomic window includes:
- a CDS encoding transporter, which translates to MDRLLLTLLVVAFFGLCVLGMWRGWRRQARAQSVEFAPFPEVPADPGTPVLPAMRGVYVCSTRAGHWQQRIVTRGAGVRSAATLCLYPEGVEVRREGAPEFWIPRESVVDAKLARGMAGKVLGTDSLLVITWRLAGTDIDTGFRGDGTDSYPQWIDALGAGTVEKGSQE; encoded by the coding sequence ATGGATCGGTTACTGCTGACCCTGCTGGTGGTGGCGTTCTTCGGGCTGTGCGTCCTCGGCATGTGGCGCGGGTGGCGACGCCAGGCACGTGCGCAGAGTGTCGAGTTCGCCCCCTTCCCCGAGGTGCCCGCCGATCCGGGAACACCGGTACTGCCCGCGATGCGCGGGGTCTACGTCTGCTCGACCAGGGCGGGTCACTGGCAGCAGCGGATCGTGACCAGGGGTGCGGGGGTGCGCAGCGCGGCGACGCTGTGCCTGTACCCCGAAGGGGTCGAGGTGCGGCGCGAGGGCGCACCGGAGTTCTGGATCCCGCGGGAGTCGGTTGTCGACGCGAAGCTCGCCAGGGGTATGGCGGGCAAGGTGCTGGGCACCGACAGCCTGCTGGTGATCACCTGGCGGCTGGCGGGCACGGACATCGACACCGGGTTCCGCGGTGACGGGACCGATAGCTATCCACAATGGATCGACGCACTGGGTGCGGGCACTGTTGAGAAAGGATCGCAGGAATGA
- a CDS encoding dihydroorotase — protein sequence MLIEGARPYGEGEPVDLLVVDGVIAEIGDLDAPEGVEVIRARGQVLLPGFVDLHTHLREPGREDAETIASGSAAAALGGYTAVFAMANTSPVADNQVIVEHVWRRGREVGLVDVHPVGAVTVGLAGEKLAELGTMAGSAAGVRMFSDDGHCVADPLIMRRALEYSTALNVVIAQHAEEPALTAGAQAHEGERAARLGYSGWPASAEEAIVARDCLLAEYAKARLHVCHVSSAGTVDVLEWAKPRADGRVSAEVTPHHLVLTDERLATYDPINKVNPPLRTDADVERMRGALAEGVIDCVATDHAPHPAQDKDCEWAVAKPGMLGLQTALSIVVRTMVEPGLLDWRGVARVMSERPAEIAGLPDQGRPIEPGEPANLVLVDPEAEWTVRGAELASIAANTPYEGMRLPAAVTATLLRGRITAGAGRKH from the coding sequence GTGCTGATTGAGGGAGCACGGCCGTACGGCGAGGGGGAGCCCGTCGACCTGCTGGTCGTGGACGGGGTGATCGCGGAGATCGGTGACCTGGACGCGCCGGAGGGGGTCGAGGTGATCCGGGCACGGGGTCAGGTGCTGCTGCCCGGATTCGTCGACCTGCACACCCACCTGCGGGAACCGGGCAGGGAGGACGCCGAGACCATCGCCAGTGGCTCGGCCGCGGCCGCGCTCGGCGGCTACACCGCGGTGTTCGCCATGGCCAACACCAGCCCGGTCGCGGACAACCAGGTGATCGTGGAGCACGTGTGGCGGCGTGGCCGTGAGGTCGGGCTGGTCGACGTGCACCCGGTGGGCGCGGTGACGGTCGGGCTGGCCGGGGAGAAGCTGGCCGAGCTGGGCACGATGGCGGGCTCGGCGGCCGGGGTGCGGATGTTCTCCGACGACGGGCACTGCGTGGCCGACCCGCTGATCATGCGCAGAGCGCTGGAGTACTCGACCGCGCTGAACGTGGTGATCGCCCAGCATGCCGAGGAGCCCGCGCTCACCGCCGGTGCGCAGGCGCACGAGGGCGAGCGGGCGGCCCGGCTGGGCTACTCCGGCTGGCCTGCCTCGGCCGAGGAGGCGATCGTGGCGCGAGACTGCCTGCTCGCCGAGTACGCGAAGGCGCGCCTGCACGTGTGTCACGTGTCCAGCGCCGGCACGGTGGACGTGCTGGAGTGGGCGAAACCGCGTGCGGACGGCCGGGTCTCCGCCGAGGTCACCCCGCATCACCTTGTGCTCACCGACGAGCGGCTGGCCACCTACGATCCGATCAACAAGGTCAACCCGCCGCTGCGCACGGACGCCGACGTCGAGCGGATGCGCGGCGCGCTGGCCGAGGGCGTGATCGACTGCGTGGCCACCGACCACGCGCCGCACCCCGCGCAGGACAAGGACTGCGAGTGGGCGGTGGCCAAACCGGGCATGCTCGGCCTGCAGACCGCGCTGTCGATCGTGGTGCGGACCATGGTCGAACCCGGCCTGCTGGACTGGCGCGGCGTCGCCAGGGTGATGAGCGAGCGGCCGGCGGAGATCGCCGGTCTCCCGGACCAGGGCAGGCCGATCGAGCCGGGCGAGCCGGCGAACCTGGTGCTGGTGGACCCGGAAGCCGAATGGACGGTGCGCGGCGCCGAGTTGGCCAGCATCGCGGCCAACACCCCGTACGAGGGCATGCGGTTACCCGCCGCCGTGACCGCGACGTTGCTGCGCGGGCGGATCACGGCCGGAGCAGGGAGGAAACACTGA
- a CDS encoding aspartate carbamoyltransferase catalytic subunit — MRHLLATDGLAADQATAVLDTADELKRTLLGREVRKLPTLRGRTVITMFYENSTRTRVSFELAGKWMSADVINVSAGGSSVGKGESLRDTALTLSAAGADCVIIRHPASGAAHRLSGWLAETPTAVVNAGDGTHEHPTQALLDAATLRERLGELAGRRVGIVGDVLHSRVARSNVHLLATLGAEVVLVAPPTLLPPGAESLPVTVAHHLDAELPALDAVMMLRVQTERMHGGFFPSAREYSIAYGLNEARLRLLPEHAVVLHPGPMLRGMEIAPAVADAPQSAIIEQVRNGVHVRMAVLYHLLAGEGEAA; from the coding sequence GTGAGGCACCTGCTCGCGACGGACGGGCTGGCGGCCGACCAGGCCACCGCGGTGCTGGACACCGCCGACGAGCTCAAACGAACCCTGCTCGGCCGCGAGGTACGCAAGCTGCCCACGCTGCGCGGGCGGACCGTGATCACGATGTTCTACGAGAACTCCACCCGCACCAGGGTCTCCTTCGAGCTCGCCGGCAAGTGGATGAGTGCCGACGTGATCAATGTCTCGGCCGGTGGGTCCTCGGTCGGCAAGGGTGAGTCGCTGCGCGACACCGCGCTGACGCTGTCCGCGGCCGGTGCGGACTGCGTGATCATCCGGCACCCGGCCTCGGGCGCGGCCCACCGGCTGTCCGGCTGGCTGGCCGAGACGCCGACGGCCGTGGTGAACGCGGGTGACGGCACGCACGAGCACCCGACGCAGGCCCTGCTGGACGCCGCCACGCTGCGGGAACGCCTCGGTGAGCTGGCCGGGCGCCGGGTCGGCATCGTCGGGGACGTCCTGCACAGCAGGGTCGCCCGGTCCAACGTGCACCTGCTGGCCACACTGGGCGCCGAGGTGGTGCTGGTCGCCCCGCCCACCCTGCTGCCGCCCGGGGCCGAGTCCCTTCCGGTCACCGTGGCGCATCACCTGGACGCCGAGCTGCCCGCGCTGGACGCGGTGATGATGCTGCGGGTGCAGACCGAACGCATGCACGGGGGGTTCTTCCCCTCGGCGCGGGAGTACTCCATCGCCTACGGGCTGAACGAGGCGCGGCTGCGGCTGCTGCCCGAGCACGCCGTGGTGCTGCATCCGGGTCCCATGCTGCGCGGGATGGAGATCGCGCCGGCCGTGGCCGACGCGCCCCAGTCCGCGATCATCGAACAGGTCCGCAACGGCGTGCACGTCCGGATGGCCGTGCTGTACCACCTGCTGGCCGGAGAGGGAGAGGCCGCGTGA
- the pyrR gene encoding bifunctional pyr operon transcriptional regulator/uracil phosphoribosyltransferase PyrR: MAPRPRGAAEPGDERELLSSGDVARTIARMAHQVIEKTALGAAPAAPPVLLGIPTRGAPLAHRLAERVTEFSGVEVPAGAIDVTLYRDDLRRRPTRPLEQTQLPESGIDDRVVVLVDDVLYSGRTIRAALDALREHGRPRSVQLAVLVDRGHRELPIRADYVGKNVPTSRAEDIAVLLTEVDERDAVLLRTRETGAEEQR; encoded by the coding sequence GTGGCGCCACGTCCACGTGGCGCGGCGGAACCGGGTGATGAGCGGGAGCTGCTCTCGTCCGGCGACGTCGCGCGCACCATCGCTCGAATGGCCCATCAGGTCATCGAGAAGACCGCTTTGGGTGCGGCTCCAGCGGCTCCACCCGTGTTGCTCGGCATCCCGACCAGGGGAGCGCCGCTTGCCCACCGGCTCGCCGAGCGGGTCACCGAGTTCTCCGGGGTCGAGGTACCCGCGGGTGCGATCGACGTCACGCTGTACCGGGACGACCTGCGCCGCAGGCCGACCCGGCCGCTGGAGCAGACACAGCTGCCGGAGTCCGGGATCGACGACCGCGTGGTCGTGCTGGTGGACGACGTGCTGTACTCCGGGCGGACCATTCGCGCCGCCCTGGACGCCCTGCGTGAACACGGCCGGCCGCGCTCGGTACAGCTCGCCGTGCTGGTCGATCGCGGCCATCGTGAGCTGCCGATCCGTGCCGACTACGTGGGCAAGAACGTGCCCACCTCGCGGGCCGAGGACATCGCGGTCCTGCTGACCGAGGTGGATGAGCGGGACGCGGTGCTGCTGCGGACCCGCGAGACGGGGGCGGAGGAGCAACGGTGA